A stretch of the Helicoverpa zea isolate HzStark_Cry1AcR chromosome 15, ilHelZeax1.1, whole genome shotgun sequence genome encodes the following:
- the LOC124636823 gene encoding centrosome-associated zinc finger protein CP190, which translates to MSDVKQVKVDNWGIYFLQRLKHFFNRTDYCDLTLQFQDNAQLKVHRLVLNACTEYFELLERTCEMYEDCLVMPDDLQADVVVPIVNFMYTGHLEFKQELLERLYQTSQILNMPVLSKLLESHRIHLPPKQPTHSYSAAKRYSKQSEPRTTKTSTAATTNKRSYSKAFDNSVVYKDKRSYQTVNKPDTGLNTYGGRAPSPISVDPFASRKTALNDPRPTRYELPEELDTDNVFDNSFCNISYTSQPLMVHPDTVKRYKAKRSNVFGESSGSKKIPTMSTVDIVECKKISSKDDSLFDDSNADHSFNNESDLFNASYLESEKDTNQLFDQILDSSDSSGGPKVTIETKDSKAASNLDHARIISEVLKKYPHLVKSNKNIKLKILDPVPGKSKKQSKSSAPVYVEEKPVKLKKEVEDFTYETDIIDSKQAAKLIAMGAENTKGPWICLICGTPGKALHFNSYYKFRRHLVEVHNEKPVSNICEYCGLRSLKRNYLLHHLYAQHGVQPPPQYHFPKCNLCSYIALTEGLLVKHKLSHKDIKNFRCNVCSAAFASSSQLLQHIQNTGHKYSAEKKPNLQCIYCLKVFLRETNLYAHIKTHHKIEAKSDGIIEDSDEEEKPRTKPVKFEPSTSYDNEFELEIDLQYPSPQQRSAAEKQVTPRKQVNIANQKQKILNAGFGTPKPAQKPKPINSMSPSVHNDFFQDIKIPISPLSNNNQEDEIVVIENNEYIMRDNQLIPKNRKTCNTDFILSSLEAIQPPTTTVDYGNIQNTDVTENVPQQSSMIIKKTTNLNQPIQIVVSNEDEYKALMASNHPIIFDNGESNKTLTVLTAPHHNQDVETRTIDLDTTQSNDMMILPEGYHSSLNVSEAVTSDNSNIVVVYSHPVDDQNKQFQIITTGGAQFVQSSAIITQNFETVTTSTPTMNAHCIETQVDQNWQNNMQSLDGQEIQLHSHAVIQGVDSNQVVIKPILTETGDNLDELPEVHLGHEIQKELPPSETDIALDQSNITIEHINETVEHNVAEEQTNVTELNLIENETSNIPDNETLETVPHTKSMPEINTNDENIQEQMEIENVLQQPGEIENVMEQPMETDNIEQQIETETVVEHPIETSNSVEQPMLTEGVLEEPIRADNELERPLDADSAIEQQIMTTNMAEEPVQTENMMVLPMETENVLHEQISTENTVVQSIEYENIEKPVELDNFIEAPVETVPVENEGAAEQTSNQTEVSSNHEQLAETMSEYTVIENPEIPSASEDQQAELIASQAYDDIVEINRDINVEPKETELVQSQTYDEIAEITNTNNGEPMNIHRAKGKIQSLTSEWSEDEFEVAEDQSSRITAIASNSLPQPQPNEDVPELEESIENIQQEVQKQIQMPPAPSNNLVQPVHLGQPEPDVQVEPDCETEESAVSSQEEDSSSQEMILPPLVESPILENPQAQQKISSLLNDWEDNDSQEEINTVSENTDLKSTEDQPLPDSSEDPKNDNIKSLVSDWDDDEEEIKE; encoded by the coding sequence ATGTCCGACGTAAAGCAAGTGAAAGTTGACAACTGGGGAATATATTTCCTCCAGAGGCTAAAGCATTTCTTTAATCGAACGGATTACTGTGACTTGACGCTACAATTTCAAGACAATGCCCAGCTAAAGGTACATCGATTAGTACTCAATGCTTGCACCGAGTACTTCGAACTGTTGGAGCGAACATGCGAGATGTACGAAGATTGTTTGGTGATGCCGGACGACTTGCAAGCCGATGTCGTCGTGCCCATCGTCAATTTCATGTACACGGGACATTTAGAATTCAAGCAAGAATTACTCGAAAGATTGTATCAAACATCTCAGATACTAAACATGCCTGTGTTGAGTAAACTTCTCGAGTCGCACCGCATCCATTTGCCTCCAAAACAACCAACTCACAGTTATAGTGCCGCCAAGAGATACTCTAAGCAAAGTGAGCCTAGAACTACAAAGACATCAACAGCAGCTACTACTAACAAACGCTCCTATAGCAAAGCTTTTGACAATTCTGTAGTCTACAAAGATAAAAGGTCTTATCAAACTGTGAATAAACCTGACACCGGTCTCAACACTTATGGAGGACGAGCTCCATCTCCTATATCAGTGGATCCATTTGCCTCTCGAAAAACAGCCTTAAATGATCCTCGCCCAACCAGATATGAGTTACCTGAAGAACTGGACACTGACAACGTGTTTGACAATTCATTTTGCAATATATCTTATACTTCTCAGCCACTGATGGTCCATCCCGACACTGTCAAGCGCTATAAGGCTAAGAGAAGTAATGTATTTGGTGAATCATCAGGCTCCAAAAAAATCCCCACAATGTCTacagttgatattgttgaaTGCAAGAAGATATCATCTAAAGATGACAGTTTATTTGATGACAGTAATGCTGATCATAGTTTTAATAATGAATCTGATTTGTTTAATGCTTCCTACTTAGAAAGTGAAAAAGATACTAACCAGCTTTTTGACCAGATCTTAGACTCGAGTGATAGCAGTGGTGGTCCTAAGGTAACAATAGAAACTAAGGACAGTAAAGCTGCCTCCAACCTAGACCATGCAAGAATAATAAGTGAAGTTTTGAAGAAATATCCTCATTTGGTTAAAAGTAATAAGaacataaagctgaagattctGGATCCTGTACCAGGTAAGAgcaaaaaacaatcaaaatcgTCTGCTCCAGTTTATGTTGAAGAAAAACCAGTCAAGTTAAAAAAGGAAGTTGAAGATTTTACATATGAAACTGACATTATTGACTCAAAACAAGCAGCTAAACTTATTGCTATGGGTGCGGAGAATACAAAAGGCCCTTGGATATGTTTGATATGTGGTACACCAGGAAAAGCCTTACATTTCAATTCATATTATAAATTCCGTCGTCATTTAGTAGAAGTACACAATGAAAAACCAGTATCTAACATTTGTGAATACTGTGGCCTCAGATCTTTGAagagaaattatttattgcatCATCTGTATGCACAGCATGGAGTACAGCCTCCACCGCAGTATCACTTCCCTAAGTGCAACTTATGCAGCTATATTGCATTAACTGAAGGCCTTCTTGTCAAGCACAAATTGAGTCACAAGGATATTAAAAACTTCCGCTGTAATGTTTGTTCAGCCGCTTTTGCATCATCtagtcaactactgcaacacaTACAAAACACTGGACATAAGTATTCAGCTGAAAAGAAACCTAACCTGCAATGCATATATTGCTTGAAAGTGTTTTTGCGAGAGACAAACCTTTATGCACACATTAAAACACATCATAAAATTGAAGCTAAAAGTGATGGCATCATTGAAGATTCTGATGAGGAGGAAAAACCAAGAACAAAGCCTGTCAAATTTGAACCTAGTACTAGCTATGACAATGAGTTTGAATTAGAAATAGACTTACAGTATCCTTCTCCGCAGCAGAGATCTGCAGCTGAAAAACAAGTTACACCTAGGAAACAGGTTAACATTGccaatcaaaaacaaaagatattaaATGCTGGCTTTGGTACTCCAAAACCTGCACAAAAGCCTAAGCCTATAAATAGTATGAGTCCATCTGTGCATAATGACTTCTTCCAAGATATCAAAATACCTATTAGTCCACTATCAAACAATAATCAAGAAGATGAGATTGTTGTTATAGAAAACAATGAATATATTATGAGGGATAATCAATTGATTCCTAAAAACAGAAAAACATGTAACACTGACTTTATTTTATCCTCCTTAGAGGCAATCCAACCGCCTACAACAACTGTAGACTATGGTAACATTCAAAACACAGATGTTACAGAAAATGTACCTCAGCAGTCCAGTATGATAATAAAGAAAACTACAAATCTTAATCAACCTATACAAATTGTAGTGTCAAATGAAGATGAATACAAAGCTTTGATGGCTTCTAACCATCCCATTATATTTGATAATGGTGAATCAAACAAAACTCTCACAGTATTAACCGCACCCCACCACAACCAAGATGTTGAGACAAGAACAATTGATTTGGACACTACTCAATCAAACGACATGATGATTCTTCCTGAAGGATATCATTCCTCGCTAAATGTGTCTGAGGCCGTCACATCCGATAACTCAAACATTGTGGTGGTTTACAGCCATCCTGTTGATGACCAAAACAAGCAATTCCAGATCATCACTACTGGGGGAGCACAGTTTGTGCAATCTTCTGCAATCATAACACAAAATTTTGAAACTGTAACTACCTCTACACCAACAATGAATGCACATTGCATTGAAACACAAGTGGATCAAAATTGGCAAAATAATATGCAAAGCTTAGATGGTCAGGAAATACAGCTACATTCACATGCTGTTATACAAGGCGTTGATTCTAACCAAGTAGTAATCAAGCCTATTCTTACTGAAACAGGTGATAATTTAGATGAGCTTCCAGAAGTACATTTAGGACATGAAATTCAAAAAGAACTACCTCCTAGTGAAACTGATATTGCTCTTGATCAGTCAAATATAACTATTGAACATATAAATGAAACTGTTGAACATAATGTTGCAGAAGAACAAACTAATGTAACAGAGttaaatttgattgaaaatgaaACAAGTAATATACCTGATAATGAAACTTTGGAAACAGTTCCTCATACAAAATCAATGCCCGAAATTAATACTAATGATGAAAACATTCAGGAACAAATGGAAATCGAGAATGTACTCCAACAACCAGGTGAAATAGAGAATGTTATGGAACAACCAATGGAGACAGATAATATAGAACAACAAATTGAAACAGAAACAGTAGTAGAACATCCCATAGAAACAAGCAATTCAGTTGAACAACCAATGTTAACTGAGGGTGTACTTGAAGAACCAATAAGAGCAGACAATGAACTGGAACGACCACTAGATGCTGATAGTGCAATAGAACAACAAATAATGACTACTAATATGGCAGAAGAACCAGTTCAAACTGAAAATATGATGGTACTCCCAATGGAAACTGAAAATGTTTTACATGAACAGATCAGCACAGAAAATACTGTGGTACAGTCTATAGAATATGAAAACATTGAAAAACCGGTAGAATTAGACAATTTTATTGAAGCGCCAGTAGAAACGGTACCCGTAGAAAATGAAGGTGCAGCAGAACAAACCTCCAATCAAACTGAAGTTTCCTCAAATCATGAACAACTTGCAGAAACCATGAGTGAATACACAGTTATTGAAAACCCTGAGATTCCATCTGCATCAGAAGACCAACAAGCAGAACTTATTGCATCACAAGCGTATGATGACATTGTAGAAATAAATCGTGACATTAATGTAGAACCTAAAGAAACAGAGCTGGTACAATCACAAACTTATGATGAAATAGCAGAAATTACCAATACCAATAATGGGGAACCAATGAATATTCACAGAGCAAAAGGTAAGATTCAAAGTTTAACATCAGAGTGGTCAGAAGATGAGTTTGAAGTTGCAGAAGACCAAAGCAGTAGAATTACTGCAATTGCATCAAACAGTCTACCCCAACCTCAACCTAATGAAGATGTACCAGAATTAGAAGAATCAATAGAAAACATTCAACAAGAAGTACAGAAACAAATACAGATGCCCCCAGCCCCCAGCAACAATCTGGTGCAACCTGTGCATCTGGGTCAGCCTGAACCAGATGTTCAGGTTGAACCAGATTGTGAAACTGAAGAAAGTGCTGTTTCTTCCCAAGAAGAAGACTCATCTAGCCAGGAAATGATTCTTCCTCCATTGGTTGAGTCTCCTATATTAGAAAATCCGCAAGCACAGCAGAAAATATCATCCCTACTGAATGATTGGGAGGATAATGATTCCCAAGAAGAAATTAATACTGTCAGTGAGAATACTGACCTAAAATCAACCGAAGATCAACCCTTACCTGATAGTTCAGAAGATCCAAAGAATGACAATATCAAAAGCTTGGTCAGTGACTGGGATGATGACGAGGAAGAAATCAAGGAAtga
- the LOC124636824 gene encoding ubiquitin-conjugating enzyme E2 J2-like: MAKTKVTGATSRLKQDYLRLKNDPVPYVTAEPVPSNILEWHYVVKGPEKSPYEGGYYHGKIIFPREFPFKPPSIYMITPNGRFKTNTRLCLSITDFHPDTWNPAWSISTILTGLLSFMLEKTPTLGSVETSDFQKRCLAAESLETNIKNKMFCELFPEYVQEIEQQLKLRQEAMLQADNSNTSEGEVITEQQSNMYYFLTNLFVLLGFVFLAYMVKYVLLSISND; this comes from the coding sequence ATGGCAAAAACCAAAGTTACAGGAGCGACCAGCAGACTAAAGCAGGATTACCTTAGGCTTAAAAATGACCCCGTTCCGTATGTGACGGCTGAACCAGTGCCGTCTAACATTTTAGAATGGCATTACGTAGTCAAAGGACCAGAAAAGAGCCCCTACGAAGGCGGTTACTATCATGGCAAGATCATATTTCCAAGGGAGTTTCCGTTCAAACCGCCATCAATTTATATGATTACGCCAAATGGTCGTTTTAAGACAAATACTCGACTGTGCCTTAGCATCACCGACTTTCATCCTGACACATGGAACCCAGCATGGTCAATATCTACCATCCTAACTGGTTTACTGAGTTTCATGTTAGAGAAGACACCAACTCTGGGCTCTGTTGAGACATCGGATTTCCAAAAGCGTTGCTTAGCGGCGGAATCCTTggagacaaatataaaaaacaaaatgttttgtgaGTTGTTCCCGGAGTATGTCCAGGAGATTGAGCAGCAGCTGAAGCTACGGCAGGAGGCTATGCTTCAGGCTGACAACAGCAACACGAGTGAGGGTGAAGTGATTACCGAGCAGCAGTCAAATATGTACTATTTTTTGACTAATTTATTTGTGCTCTTAGGCTTTGTTTTTCTTGCATACATGGTCAAATATGTCTTACTCTCCATATCCAATGACTAG